The proteins below are encoded in one region of Aphelocoma coerulescens isolate FSJ_1873_10779 chromosome 4, UR_Acoe_1.0, whole genome shotgun sequence:
- the PDGFRA gene encoding platelet-derived growth factor receptor alpha gives MGTSPRTFLILGCFLTGPFITFCQLPLPTIVPNRNEMVVQLNSNFTLKCSGDSEVSWQYPVTEGNHRIDIRHEENNSGLFVTVLEVGNASAAHTGLYVCYYNHTQVEDGEVEGKDIYIYVPDPDMPFVPSIPEDQFILVEEGDPTVIPCRTSDPDAQVTLVNSLDKSVYALYDTKQGFIGNFPAGSYTCKTMVKGVEFKSDEFLIYIIRATSQLPVEIEALKTVYKTGETIVVTCVVFDNEVVNLQWNYPGKVKEKGLIKLDDIKVPSQKLVYTLTIPEASVKDTGDYECTARHATKEVKENKKVVITVHDKGFVHLEPQFSPLEAVNLHEVKNFVVDVQAYPAPKMYWLKDNVTLIENLTEIVTSSNRVQETRFQSILKLIRAKEEDSGYYTLVAENEDEIKRYTFSLLIQVPALISALVDDHHGSAGGQTVRCLAEGTPLPDVEWLVCKDIKKCSNDTSWTLLTNNISDIHMEAHLDEKNMVESQVTFQKVEETLAVRCVARNDLGAVTRELKLVAPTLRSELTVAAAVLVLLVIVIISLIVLVIIWKQKPRYEIRWRVIESISPDGHEYIYVDPMQLPYDSRWEFPRDGLVLGRILGSGAFGKVVEGTAYGLSRSQPVMKVAVKMLKPTARSSEKQALMSELKIMTHLGPHLNIVNLLGACTKSGPIYIITEYCFYGDLVNYLHKNRDNFLNRHPEKPKKDLDIFGMNPADESTRSYVILSFENTGEYMDMKQADTTQYVPMLERKEGSKYSDIQRSVYDRPASYKKKSMTESEVKNLLSDDSSEGLSLLDLLSFTYQVARGMEFLASKNCVHRDLAARNVLLAQGKIVKICDFGLARDIMHDSNYVSKGSTFLPVKWMAPESIFDNLYTTLSDVWSYGILLWEIFSLGGTPYPGMMVDSTFYNKIKSGYRMAKPDHATNEVYEIMVKCWNSEPEKRPSFYHLSEIVESLLPGEYKKSYEKIHLDFLKSDHPAVTRMRGDCDNAYIGVTYKNEDKLKDRESGFDEQRLSADSGYIIPLPDIDPVSEDELGKRNRHSSQTSEESAIETGSSSSTFIKREDETIEDIDMMDDIGIDSSDLVEDSFL, from the exons ATGGGTACTTCCCCACGGACGTTCCTGATCCTGGGATGTTTTCTCACAG GACCATTCATAACATTTTGCCAGCTTCCTCTGCCAACTATTGTTCCCAATAGGAACGAAATGGTGGTACAGCTGAATTCCAATTTCACACTCAAATGCTCTGGAGACAGTGAAGTGAGCTGGCAGTACCCAGTGACTGAGGGAAACCACAGGATAGACATTAGACACGAAGAAAACAACAGTGGCCTCTTCGTGACAGTGCTGGAAGTAGGAAATGCATCGGCGGCTCATACAGGCTTGTATGTTTGCTATTATAACCACACACAAGTGGAGGATGGGGAAGTGGAAGGGAAGGACATCTACATCTATGTGCCTG ATCCAGACATGCCTTTTGTTCCTTCTATACCAGAAGACCAGTTCATCTTAGTAGAAGAAGGTGATCCCACAGTTATCCCGTGTCGGACAAGTGACCCAGATGCTCAAGTGACTTTAGTTAACAGTTTAGACAAGTCTGTGTATGCTTTATATGACACCAAACAAGGCTTCATAGGGAATTTTCCTGCGGGCTCATACACATGCAAAACAATGGTTAAAGGCGTGGAGTTCAAGTCTGATGAGTTCCTCATCTATATTATAAGAG CTACTTCACAGCTGCCTGTTGAAATTGAAGCTCTTAAAACTGTCTACAAAACAGGCGAGACCATCGTAGTAACTTGTGTGGTCTTTGACAATGAGGTGGTTAATTTACAGTGGAATTATCCTGGGAAAGTG aaagaaaaaggtctGATAAAACTTGATGATATCAAAGTCCCATCGCAGAAGCTGGTTTACACCTTGACCATTCCTGAGGCATCAGTGAAAGACACAGGAGATTATGAATGTACTGCTCGGCATGCAACCAAGGAGGTTAAGGAAAATAAGAAAGTAGTCATTACAGTTCATG ACAAAGGCTTTGTTCACCTGGAGCCTCAGTTTAGCCCTCTAGAAGCTGTCAACCTGCATGAAGTCAAAAACTTTGTTGTTGATGTGCAGGCTTACCCAGCACCAAAAATGTACTGGTTGAAGGATAATGTGACTCTGATTGAAAATCTTACAGAGATTGTTACTAGTTCCAACAGAGTCCAGGAAACAAG GTTTcagagtattttaaaattgataCGGGCCAAGGAGGAAGACAGTGGATACTACACTTTGGTTGCTGAAAACGAAGATGAGATTAAAAGATACACCTTCTCATTGCTAATACAAG TTCCAGCTCTGATCTCAGCCCTTGTGGATGATCACCatggctctgcaggtgggcAGACAGTGAGATGCTTGGCAGAGGGGACCCCACTTCCCGATGTGGAATGGCTGGTTTGCAAGGACATTAAAAA GTGCAGCAATGACACCTCATGGACTCTTTTGACTAACAATATCTCTGATATTCACATGGAAGCCCACCTGGATGAGAAAAATATGGTGGAAAGCCAGGTGACCTTCCAGAAGGTAGAGGAAACCCTGGCTGTGCGATGTGTGGCAAGGAATGACCTTGGCGCTGTTACTCGAGAACTGAAGCTTGTGGCTCCCA CCCTGAGATCAGAGCTAACggtggctgctgctgtcttAGTGCTGTTAGTGATTGTGATAATTTCACTGATTGTCCTGGTCATCATATGGAAACAG AAGCCGAGGTATGAGATTAGATGGAGAGTCATTGAGTCTATCAGCCCTGATGGCCACGAGTATATTTATGTGGACCCAATGCAACTGCCTTATGACTCCAGATGGGAGTTTCCTCGAGATGGGTTAGTGCTTG GTCGGATCCTTGGTTCGGGTGCATTTGGAAAAGTAGTTGAAGGGACTGCATATGGATTGAGTCGCTCTCAACCAGTGATGAAAGTAGCTGTGAAAATGCTGAAAC CTACAGCTAGATCCAGTGAAAAACAGGCACTCATGTCTGAACTGAAGATAATGACACATCTTGGCCCCCACCTGAATATTGTAAATCTGCTTGGAGCTTGTACGAAATCAG GTCCTATTTACATCATTACGGAATACTGTTTTTATGGTGATTTGGTGAACTACTTGCATAAGAACAGGGACAACTTCCTGAACCGACACccagaaaagccaaaaaaagaTTTGGATATCTTTGGGATGAACCCTGCTGATGAAAGCACAAGAAG TTATGTGATATTATCGTTTGAAAACACTGGAGAATACATGGACATGAAACAAGCTGATACCACTCAGTATGTGCCAAtgctggagaggaaggagggCTCTAAATACTCTGATATTCAGAGATCTGTGTATGATCGGCCTGCTTCATATAAGAAGAAATCCATGACAG AATCAGAAGTCAAAAACCTTCTTTCAGATGACAGTTCAGAGGGCCTCAGCCTACTGGATTTGCTGAGCTTCACCTACCAGGTTGCACGGGGAATGGAATTCTTGGCTTCTAAAAAT TGTGTGCATCGTGACTTGGCCGCTCGTAATGTCCTCCTGGCTCAAGGAAAAATTGTGAAGATCTGTGACTTTGGGCTGGCTAGAGACATCATGCATGATTCCAACTATGTCTCCAAGGGCAGC ACTTTCCTCCCAGTAAAATGGATGGCACCTGAAAGTATTTTTGACAACCTGTACACAACATTAAGTGATGTCTGGTCTTACGGCATTCTGCTGtgggaaatattttctcttg GTGGCACACCGTATCCTGGCATGATGGTCGATTCCACTTTCTACAATAAGATCAAGAGTGGATACCGAATGGCCAAACCTGATCATGCTACCAATGAAGT ATATGAGATTATGGTGAAGTGCTGGAACAGTGAACCAGAGAAGAGACCTTCTTTCTACCATTTGAGTGAAATTGTGGAGAGTTTGTTGCCTGGAGAGTACAAAAAG AGCTATGAGAAGATTCATCTGGACTTCCTGAAAAGTGATCACCCAGCTGTCACACGCATGAGAGGGGATTGTGACAATGCTTACATTGGTGTAACCTACAAGAACGAAGACAAGCTAAAGGACAGGGAGAGTGGATTTGATGAGCAGAGGCTGAGCGCTGACAGTGGATACATCATTCCCCTGCCTGACATTGACCCTGTTTCTGAAGATGAGCTTGGCAAAAGAAACAGACACAG TTCACAGACATCTGAAGAAAGTGCCATTGAAACTGGTTCCAGCAGCTCTACCTTCATCAAGAGAGAGGACGAGACCATTGAGGACATTGACATGATGGATGACATTGGGATCGACTCCTCAGACCTGGTGGAGGACAGCTTCCTGTAA